One Rhizobiales bacterium GAS188 DNA window includes the following coding sequences:
- a CDS encoding DNA-binding transcriptional regulator, LysR family, whose protein sequence is MNVRQIEAFRLVMLTGTVTAAAERLRISQPAVSRLISLLEAKAGLKLFVRSKQRLHPTPEAMLFHREVERSFVGLEKLERAALNIRSVTAGSLRIASIPVVGIAFLPRVIARFRRDHPDVSISLQTRSSVTVIDWVMSSNYDLGFASSTPDQANLQSLAYAAIPGVCILPARHRLVRRKIIDAKDLEGEEFISLDPTDGNRVNVDRIFAGADVRRRLTLEAPYAAVIAAMVGQGIGVSVINPMAALDWPAERLVTRPFVPTVSFGFSLLYRKDIPMSLAARSFLAAMRNEMAELFGAETLLASI, encoded by the coding sequence ATGAATGTGCGACAGATTGAGGCCTTCAGGCTGGTCATGCTGACCGGCACCGTCACGGCAGCCGCCGAAAGGCTGCGCATCTCGCAGCCCGCCGTCAGCAGGCTGATCTCGCTGCTCGAGGCCAAGGCCGGGCTGAAGCTGTTCGTGCGCTCCAAGCAAAGGCTGCACCCGACGCCCGAGGCGATGTTGTTCCATCGCGAAGTCGAGCGCTCCTTCGTCGGGCTGGAGAAGCTGGAGCGTGCCGCCTTGAACATCCGCTCCGTGACTGCCGGCTCGCTGCGGATCGCCAGCATTCCCGTGGTCGGGATCGCCTTTCTGCCGCGGGTGATCGCACGCTTTCGCCGCGACCACCCGGACGTGTCGATCAGTCTGCAGACGCGCAGCTCCGTGACCGTCATCGACTGGGTGATGTCCTCGAATTATGATCTCGGCTTTGCGAGCTCGACCCCCGATCAGGCCAATCTTCAGAGCCTGGCCTATGCGGCGATCCCCGGCGTCTGCATCCTGCCGGCAAGGCACCGGCTCGTGAGGAGGAAGATCATCGATGCCAAGGATCTCGAAGGCGAGGAGTTCATCTCGCTCGATCCGACCGATGGCAACCGCGTCAATGTCGACCGGATCTTCGCCGGTGCCGATGTGCGCCGGCGCCTGACGCTCGAAGCCCCCTACGCGGCCGTCATCGCCGCCATGGTCGGGCAAGGCATCGGGGTATCGGTCATCAACCCGATGGCGGCCCTCGACTGGCCGGCCGAGCGGCTCGTGACACGGCCCTTCGTGCCGACCGTCAGCTTCGGCTTCTCGCTGCTGTATCGAAAGGATATCCCGATGTCGCTCGCGGCGAGATCATTCCTCGCAGCCATGCGCAACGAGATGGCCGAGCTTTTCGGGGCCGAGACGCTCCTGGCTTCGATCTAG
- a CDS encoding amino acid ABC transporter substrate-binding protein, PAAT family: MPRVRLLSRRRLVGCVALGIGAMRNGAAFAETTRERILRDHKLTLGIHNSSPWGFRGADGQVTGFHPDLVRAAFAPLGVTSVEFTVTDFGALIPGLVANRFDIVASGLGITPARCQVVAFSDPDLSIGDAIIVKAGNPLNLHSYADIVANPAVKLGASRGSANGKNAQLAGVPESRMLLFQNTEATFAALQAGRVDAITFSSPTAIGLLKDPNVTGIERALPFRGHVKPNGREAALYSALAFRQTDLDLRDLYDKRLAEMKADGTLAKLMGGYGFGEAEKAPDLTQRQICGGED; the protein is encoded by the coding sequence ATGCCGCGAGTCCGCCTTCTGTCCCGCCGCCGCCTGGTCGGTTGCGTTGCGCTCGGCATCGGCGCGATGCGCAACGGGGCGGCCTTCGCCGAGACGACGCGCGAGCGCATCTTGCGCGACCACAAGCTCACGCTCGGCATCCACAACAGCAGTCCTTGGGGCTTCCGCGGAGCCGACGGCCAGGTGACGGGCTTCCATCCGGATCTGGTGCGCGCCGCCTTCGCGCCGCTCGGCGTCACCTCGGTCGAATTCACGGTCACCGATTTCGGCGCTCTGATCCCGGGGCTCGTCGCCAACCGTTTCGACATCGTCGCCTCGGGCCTCGGCATCACGCCGGCGCGCTGCCAGGTGGTGGCCTTCAGCGATCCGGACCTGTCGATCGGCGATGCCATCATCGTCAAGGCGGGCAACCCGCTCAACCTGCACAGCTATGCCGACATCGTCGCCAATCCGGCCGTCAAGCTCGGCGCCTCGCGCGGCAGCGCCAATGGCAAGAATGCGCAGCTGGCTGGCGTCCCCGAGAGCCGGATGCTGCTCTTCCAGAACACTGAGGCGACCTTCGCGGCGCTGCAGGCCGGCCGGGTCGACGCGATCACCTTCTCGTCTCCGACCGCCATCGGTCTATTGAAAGACCCGAATGTGACGGGCATCGAAAGGGCGCTGCCGTTCAGGGGCCATGTCAAGCCGAATGGCAGGGAAGCAGCGCTCTATTCGGCACTGGCCTTCCGCCAGACCGATCTCGACCTGCGCGACCTCTACGACAAACGCCTAGCCGAGATGAAGGCCGACGGCACGCTCGCCAAGCTCATGGGGGGCTACGGCTTCGGCGAAGCCGAGAAGGCACCCGATCTCACGCAGCGGCAGATCTGCGGCGGCGAGGACTGA
- a CDS encoding amino acid ABC transporter membrane protein 1, PAAT family encodes MNLLRIIEGIFEGFEVTAGVTALGLLFAVPFAFGCGIAQHFLRGAAGFAVTAIIEFWRSSPVIVLLFIFYYSLPVFGVTLSAFAVGAMVLGLNTGGYGSQTVRAALQSLPAGQVEGGLALGLKRWQVLLKIELPQALGAMLPTFVNQVIQLVKGTALVSLITLADMTYRAKEIAQAAYNPAGVYTSLLIAYFIICYPMTILGRVVERRVTAGRKLHDNGLRDEF; translated from the coding sequence GTGAATCTGCTGCGGATCATCGAGGGGATCTTCGAAGGCTTCGAGGTCACGGCGGGCGTGACCGCTCTCGGCCTCCTCTTCGCCGTGCCCTTCGCCTTCGGCTGCGGCATCGCGCAGCATTTCCTGCGAGGTGCGGCAGGCTTCGCCGTCACGGCGATCATCGAGTTCTGGCGAAGCTCGCCGGTGATCGTGCTTTTGTTCATCTTCTACTACAGCCTGCCGGTCTTCGGCGTAACGCTGTCGGCCTTCGCGGTCGGCGCGATGGTGCTCGGGCTCAATACCGGCGGCTATGGCAGCCAGACCGTGCGGGCGGCGCTGCAATCCCTGCCTGCCGGACAGGTGGAAGGAGGCTTGGCGCTCGGCCTCAAGCGCTGGCAGGTCCTCCTCAAGATCGAGCTGCCTCAGGCCCTCGGCGCCATGCTGCCGACCTTCGTCAACCAGGTCATCCAACTGGTCAAGGGCACGGCCCTCGTCTCGCTGATCACGCTCGCCGACATGACCTATAGGGCGAAGGAGATCGCCCAGGCAGCTTACAACCCGGCCGGCGTCTACACCTCGCTGCTGATCGCCTATTTCATCATCTGCTACCCGATGACCATTCTCGGGCGCGTCGTCGAAAGGCGCGTCACTGCCGGCCGAAAACTGCACGACAACGGTCTGCGCGATGAGTTTTAG
- a CDS encoding amino acid ABC transporter membrane protein 2, PAAT family — MSFSVGFALSTLPIILGSLGMTIGVAIAASIGACLLGFSWEMLRRSGRKPGLAMRFLIDAIRSTPVLAQLYFLYFVLPSFGITLPALVIGIFGLSFYYSGYLAEVFKAGLDAIAPGQSEAAKALGLGRLQTLLLILAPQMLRNIAAPLGNYFVSILKATPYLAVLAVPEMLGTAFDIASDTFRYAEPLLVVGIIFLGLALCIAQLVRRMETRLMAPTRR, encoded by the coding sequence ATGAGTTTTAGCGTCGGCTTCGCGCTGTCCACCCTGCCGATCATCCTCGGATCGCTCGGCATGACGATCGGGGTCGCGATCGCCGCCTCGATCGGAGCCTGCCTGCTCGGCTTCTCCTGGGAAATGCTGAGGCGGTCCGGCCGCAAGCCCGGGCTTGCGATGCGCTTCCTCATCGATGCGATCCGCTCCACTCCGGTCCTGGCGCAGCTCTATTTCCTGTATTTCGTGCTGCCCTCCTTCGGTATCACGCTGCCGGCGCTGGTCATCGGCATATTCGGCCTCAGCTTCTATTACAGCGGCTATCTCGCCGAAGTCTTCAAGGCAGGGCTCGACGCCATTGCGCCAGGCCAGAGCGAAGCCGCCAAGGCGCTCGGCCTCGGCCGCCTGCAAACGCTGCTCCTGATCCTCGCACCGCAGATGCTGCGCAATATCGCTGCTCCGCTCGGCAATTATTTCGTCTCCATACTCAAGGCGACGCCCTATCTGGCGGTCCTCGCGGTCCCCGAAATGCTGGGCACGGCCTTCGACATCGCCTCAGACACCTTCCGCTATGCCGAGCCGCTCCTGGTGGTCGGGATCATATTCCTGGGGCTCGCGCTCTGCATCGCCCAACTCGTCAGGCGGATGGAGACCCGGCTGATGGCGCCGACCCGCCGCTGA